From one Coxiella-like endosymbiont genomic stretch:
- a CDS encoding cation diffusion facilitator family transporter, translated as MIFSKSKNRHLSTLLSVSLISAFVNTLLALFKIGVGIICYSQALIADGIHSLSDLLTDGLVVIAGHLGAQSPDKEHPYGHGRIETIGAIIISLILIFVALGIITFDTLHHIIHRVHSTTPTFSVIVVGIVSVIANESLFRYTLIKGNKINSDLLRTNAWHNRSDALVSLIVLASVIGTRLGITYLDSIGALIIALLILRMGLKMIWKNIQELIDAAVDDETLEKITNIISTVPGVLSIHQLRTRSHGGNIFIDVHIQVTSNISVSEGHYISEQVHVNLMKNISHVADVTMHIDPENDATSTPLVNLPNREDIHRLLKVHCQNLPSFKEIRRTILHYLDSKVYIEIYLPLTAVKDQKEQLELQYQDIISRVKYIAKVSLYFE; from the coding sequence ATGATTTTTTCAAAAAGCAAAAATCGCCACCTTTCCACGCTCTTGAGCGTTTCGCTTATAAGTGCTTTCGTAAATACCTTACTCGCTTTATTTAAAATTGGTGTGGGAATTATTTGCTATTCTCAAGCTTTAATTGCTGATGGAATTCATTCTTTATCAGACCTCCTTACTGACGGGCTTGTAGTCATAGCGGGTCATCTTGGGGCCCAATCACCAGACAAGGAACATCCCTACGGTCATGGGCGCATCGAAACGATTGGAGCAATTATTATTTCGCTTATTCTTATTTTTGTTGCTCTGGGGATCATCACTTTTGATACCCTCCACCATATCATTCATCGGGTTCACTCCACAACACCCACTTTTTCCGTCATTGTTGTGGGCATCGTTTCTGTGATTGCAAATGAAAGCTTATTTCGCTACACCCTAATAAAAGGTAACAAAATTAATTCTGACCTATTGCGTACTAACGCGTGGCATAACCGAAGTGACGCCCTCGTTTCATTGATCGTTTTAGCCAGCGTGATTGGTACTCGATTAGGCATCACTTATCTTGATTCCATCGGTGCCTTAATTATTGCACTTTTAATCTTGCGTATGGGCCTCAAAATGATATGGAAAAATATTCAAGAACTCATTGATGCAGCTGTCGACGACGAAACTCTTGAAAAAATTACTAACATTATTTCCACTGTCCCTGGTGTTCTTTCCATCCACCAATTACGAACGCGTTCACACGGAGGTAATATTTTCATAGATGTTCATATTCAAGTCACCTCTAACATTAGTGTATCAGAGGGACATTACATTAGCGAGCAGGTACATGTAAATCTTATGAAAAATATTTCCCATGTCGCTGATGTTACCATGCATATTGATCCGGAAAATGATGCTACTTCAACACCTTTAGTAAATTTACCCAATCGTGAAGATATTCATCGTTTATTAAAAGTCCATTGTCAAAATTTACCAAGTTTTAAAGAAATCCGGCGGACGATCTTACATTATTTGGATAGTAAAGTTTATATTGAAATTTATCTGCCATTAACAGCCGTTAAAGATCAGAAAGAACAGTTAGAATTGCAGTATCAAGATATTATCTCTCGAGTAAAATATATTGCCAAAGTATCTCTTTATTTTGAATAG
- the tsaB gene encoding tRNA (adenosine(37)-N6)-threonylcarbamoyltransferase complex dimerization subunit type 1 TsaB: protein MRRWLKMSKLLALETATDACSVALWLNGEIIEQFEIAPQRHSDILLDCVDELLSNAGINLKNLDAIAFGSGPGSFMGVRIATGVAQGIAYGIDLPVIPISTLQALAQSAYQKINSERVIAGWDARMDSIYWGVYQVDDRKIMQAITGDHVDHPEDIQFPTENGIGVGNAWTVYRASLSPDFPFIEKEIYPDAASVAMIAHQKFKQGDVLPPEKAEPTYIREKVARSSGKEF, encoded by the coding sequence ATGAGACGCTGGTTGAAGATGTCCAAACTGCTAGCCCTTGAGACTGCCACGGATGCTTGCTCGGTTGCGCTGTGGCTAAATGGAGAGATTATTGAACAATTCGAAATTGCTCCGCAGAGACATTCGGATATTCTTTTGGATTGTGTTGATGAGTTGCTGAGCAATGCAGGAATAAATTTGAAAAACCTTGATGCAATTGCTTTCGGATCGGGGCCGGGAAGTTTTATGGGTGTTCGTATTGCTACGGGCGTTGCGCAAGGAATCGCCTATGGAATCGATCTCCCGGTTATCCCCATATCAACGTTACAGGCGTTAGCTCAGTCAGCTTATCAAAAAATAAATAGTGAGCGGGTGATTGCAGGTTGGGACGCACGAATGGATTCTATTTACTGGGGTGTTTACCAAGTAGATGATAGAAAAATCATGCAAGCGATTACGGGTGATCATGTAGACCATCCGGAAGATATCCAATTTCCAACGGAAAATGGAATAGGCGTAGGAAATGCGTGGACCGTATATCGAGCCTCTTTGTCGCCGGATTTCCCCTTCATAGAGAAGGAAATCTATCCTGACGCCGCTTCAGTAGCCATGATTGCTCATCAGAAATTTAAGCAAGGTGATGTGTTACCACCTGAAAAAGCAGAACCTACATATATTCGCGAAAAAGTGGCCCGTTCCTCTGGGAAAGAGTTTTAA
- a CDS encoding exonuclease domain-containing protein: METTGLNKCFDQILQFAAIRTDESLNELEQHEIRIRLNPDIIPSPMAMITNRISVAKILSGKHEIEAIREIHQLMNNPGTISIGYNTIGFDDEFLRFSFYRNLLPPYTHQFNNQCRRLDLFPITILYYLYKSDILNWPNPLNMKLENLSRMNQLAHGQAHDAMVDVNACISLAKKLMAHEEMWQYVIGYFDKKIETHRLTQLPATIKSEFYHHREGLLIQGNFGSTLAYQAPVIGLGPHNHYKNQYIWLRLDLEELSTTTEKTIPETTYTIRKVSGVQPIVLPALGRYLHHLSPKRFQLANENKQWLATHLNIFQSICDYHQNFIYPNVPNLDPDAALYEIGFSTPYEEFLFQHFHLAVPEEKEKFPLNFPT; the protein is encoded by the coding sequence ATCGAAACTACGGGTTTAAATAAGTGCTTCGATCAAATTTTACAATTCGCTGCTATTCGAACTGATGAATCATTAAATGAACTAGAGCAGCATGAAATTCGCATTCGCCTTAATCCCGACATTATCCCTTCTCCTATGGCAATGATCACCAATCGAATATCAGTTGCCAAAATACTTTCCGGAAAACATGAAATTGAAGCCATTCGAGAAATCCACCAATTAATGAACAACCCTGGTACTATTAGCATTGGGTATAATACGATCGGTTTTGATGACGAATTTTTACGCTTTTCCTTTTATCGAAATTTACTACCACCTTATACCCATCAATTCAATAATCAATGCAGACGATTAGATCTTTTTCCAATTACCATTTTATATTACTTATATAAATCGGATATTTTAAATTGGCCAAACCCATTAAATATGAAATTAGAAAATTTATCCAGAATGAATCAACTAGCACACGGGCAGGCTCATGATGCCATGGTAGACGTCAATGCATGTATCAGCTTAGCTAAAAAATTAATGGCTCACGAGGAAATGTGGCAATACGTCATCGGATATTTTGATAAGAAAATAGAAACTCATCGATTAACCCAATTACCAGCGACAATTAAGAGCGAATTTTATCATCATCGGGAAGGGCTTTTAATCCAAGGAAACTTTGGCTCAACGCTTGCTTACCAAGCCCCGGTAATTGGATTAGGACCTCACAATCATTATAAAAATCAATATATATGGTTGCGCCTCGATCTCGAGGAACTATCAACTACCACTGAAAAAACCATTCCAGAAACCACTTACACCATCCGCAAAGTTTCAGGTGTTCAACCCATTGTACTACCTGCTCTCGGGCGCTATCTCCATCATTTGTCACCGAAGCGATTCCAGCTAGCAAATGAAAATAAACAATGGCTAGCCACCCATCTCAATATTTTCCAGAGCATTTGCGATTACCACCAAAACTTTATTTATCCTAACGTTCCAAATCTAGATCCTGATGCAGCTTTATATGAAATTGGTTTTTCTACGCCTTACGAAGAATTTTTATTTCAACACTTTCATCTTGCCGTACCAGAAGAGAAAGAAAAATTTCCTTTGAATTTCCCAACCTAA
- the xseA gene encoding exodeoxyribonuclease VII large subunit produces MNLFIKNQTLINPSLANAKTVYTVSQINSETRVFLEERFQRLWITGEISNLSRPNSGHFYFSLKDERAQVRCAFFRNYHCQLNFIPENGHHVLLQAQVSLYEPRGDFQLIVTKMIMIGSGALQIAFERLKQRLEKEGLFASENKKPIPTFPKTIGVITSPSSAAIRDILKVLKRRFPNAPIIVYPTLVQGKKAAAQIIEAINKANKRKECDVLILARGGGSLEDLWPFNEEKVTRAIFACQIPIVSGIGHEINFTISDFTADQHAATPSAAAEKVSPNRIEWLQHIQTFQRRLSHLITTQLRHCRLQLQPIMARLQRPNQRLEAHCRRIESLHHRLIMAMDYDLNRRQQGLAAKAQALQTMSPLTTLDRGYALVTHQNQIVRKAIALKVGDRISVQLSEGQIDSCVKRIYAATSSSQDKITVPDKYSKLKDFRK; encoded by the coding sequence ATGAATCTATTCATTAAAAATCAGACCCTTATTAATCCATCGCTTGCAAATGCAAAAACGGTCTATACCGTCTCGCAAATTAATTCTGAAACTCGTGTCTTTTTAGAAGAGCGTTTTCAACGCCTATGGATTACTGGAGAAATTTCCAACCTGTCGCGGCCAAATTCCGGCCATTTTTATTTCTCTTTAAAGGATGAGCGTGCCCAAGTTCGATGTGCATTTTTTCGTAATTACCACTGTCAATTGAATTTTATACCCGAAAATGGCCACCATGTATTATTACAGGCCCAAGTTAGCCTCTATGAACCACGGGGTGATTTTCAATTGATTGTAACGAAAATGATTATGATAGGCAGCGGAGCTTTGCAAATCGCCTTCGAACGATTAAAACAACGACTTGAAAAGGAAGGCTTATTTGCTTCCGAAAATAAAAAGCCTATTCCTACTTTCCCCAAGACCATCGGAGTGATCACCTCTCCTTCCAGTGCGGCAATCCGGGATATTTTAAAGGTGCTAAAAAGACGATTTCCCAACGCTCCAATAATCGTTTATCCCACATTGGTTCAGGGTAAAAAGGCTGCCGCTCAAATCATAGAGGCGATAAATAAAGCTAATAAACGCAAAGAATGCGACGTGCTCATACTAGCTCGAGGGGGCGGATCTTTAGAGGATTTATGGCCGTTTAATGAAGAAAAAGTTACTCGAGCAATCTTCGCTTGCCAAATTCCTATTGTTTCAGGAATTGGTCATGAAATCAATTTTACAATTTCTGACTTCACAGCTGATCAACACGCGGCTACCCCTTCCGCTGCTGCGGAAAAGGTGAGTCCTAATCGAATCGAATGGTTACAACATATTCAAACTTTCCAACGACGCTTAAGTCATTTAATAACTACTCAATTGCGTCACTGTCGGCTTCAATTGCAACCAATCATGGCGCGCTTGCAGCGCCCAAATCAGCGTTTAGAAGCTCATTGCCGTCGGATTGAATCACTTCATCACCGACTAATCATGGCGATGGATTACGATCTTAATCGGCGACAACAAGGGCTCGCGGCTAAAGCCCAAGCATTACAAACGATGAGCCCGTTAACAACGCTAGACCGTGGCTATGCCCTTGTCACTCACCAAAATCAAATCGTTCGAAAAGCAATAGCTCTTAAAGTTGGAGATCGAATTTCAGTACAACTATCCGAGGGACAAATAGACTCTTGCGTCAAGAGAATTTATGCAGCAACATCATCCAGCCAAGATAAAATAACCGTTCCAGATAAATATTCTAAGCTTAAAGACTTTAGGAAATAA
- the der gene encoding ribosome biogenesis GTPase Der, with protein MLPVITIVGRPNVGKSTLFNCLTRSRAALVADVPGVTRDRQYGEATIGSQSILVVDTGGLVNSEEPAIAALAETQVDQAIEESDCILFLVDAKTGLTSADEIVAERLRKKNKKIFFVVNKADGTEAETVRSEFYRLGFNELYVISAKKGHGIKHLMTNVLSELTLEKEVVGKEILEKEPRIKIAVIGRPNVGKSTLINRLLNEERVIVYDQPGTTRDSIYIPFVRKDKNYTLIDTAGIRRRARIHNQVEKFSIIKSMQAMHVVDVIIFVLNAHESVSEQDLRLLNLIIEASVPLVIAVNKWDSLENDERQRVKQDIYRRMSFTDFARLYFISALEGTGLKKLFRAIEESYQSTQQELTTSQLTKTLEKAVLEHELPLVKGRRIRLRFAHLGSRHPLTIVIHGKQTQSLPQSYSRYLANYFRKTFNFIGVPVHIKLKTDPNPYEEA; from the coding sequence ATGCTTCCAGTCATCACCATCGTTGGCCGACCTAACGTTGGTAAATCGACATTATTTAATTGTTTAACGAGAAGTCGAGCAGCATTAGTGGCTGATGTTCCTGGAGTTACACGGGATCGTCAATATGGAGAAGCGACAATTGGATCCCAATCTATCTTGGTGGTGGATACGGGGGGATTAGTAAATTCAGAAGAACCTGCCATAGCAGCACTTGCAGAAACTCAAGTAGATCAGGCAATTGAAGAATCGGACTGTATTTTATTTTTGGTGGATGCGAAAACAGGCCTTACTTCCGCCGATGAAATAGTAGCGGAACGATTGCGGAAGAAAAATAAGAAAATCTTTTTTGTGGTTAATAAAGCAGATGGAACTGAAGCGGAAACGGTTCGAAGCGAATTTTATCGATTAGGCTTTAATGAACTTTACGTAATTTCAGCAAAAAAAGGTCATGGCATTAAACACTTGATGACTAATGTTCTTAGTGAATTGACGTTAGAAAAAGAAGTCGTTGGAAAAGAAATCCTTGAAAAGGAGCCAAGAATTAAAATTGCGGTAATTGGCCGACCGAATGTTGGAAAATCTACACTTATTAATCGATTGTTAAATGAAGAACGCGTTATCGTCTATGACCAACCTGGCACAACGCGAGATAGTATTTATATCCCTTTTGTCCGAAAGGATAAAAACTACACCTTAATTGATACGGCGGGTATTCGTAGGCGAGCAAGAATTCATAATCAAGTAGAAAAATTTTCAATTATTAAATCAATGCAAGCTATGCATGTCGTTGATGTGATTATTTTTGTTTTAAATGCTCATGAAAGTGTAAGCGAGCAGGATTTACGATTGTTAAATTTAATCATTGAAGCAAGTGTCCCCCTAGTAATAGCTGTTAATAAATGGGATAGTTTAGAAAATGATGAACGCCAACGAGTAAAACAAGACATCTATCGACGAATGTCTTTTACAGATTTTGCTCGCCTTTATTTTATTTCTGCGTTAGAAGGAACGGGGCTAAAAAAATTATTTCGAGCAATTGAGGAATCCTACCAATCGACTCAGCAAGAATTAACTACGAGCCAACTGACAAAAACTTTGGAAAAAGCAGTTTTAGAGCATGAGCTCCCGTTAGTGAAAGGTCGACGAATTCGATTACGGTTTGCGCATCTTGGCAGTCGTCATCCTTTGACTATTGTTATCCACGGAAAACAAACTCAATCCCTTCCTCAATCGTACTCTCGCTACCTCGCTAATTATTTCCGAAAAACATTTAATTTTATTGGAGTTCCCGTTCACATCAAATTAAAAACCGATCCTAATCCTTATGAAGAGGCCTAA
- a CDS encoding Mut7-C RNAse domain-containing protein, with product MESLGVPHTEIDLILVNGQSVNFNFLLQENEEVFEAIDITPFVRLLQPKPLREIKFFLDIHLGKLARYLRLLGLDTLYHTMLEENQIILT from the coding sequence ATTGAATCTCTAGGCGTGCCTCATACGGAAATTGATCTCATTCTTGTGAATGGTCAATCTGTAAATTTTAATTTTCTGCTTCAAGAAAATGAAGAAGTTTTTGAAGCTATTGATATTACACCCTTTGTCCGCCTTCTTCAGCCCAAACCACTGCGAGAAATAAAATTTTTCTTAGATATCCATTTAGGAAAATTAGCTCGTTATTTACGACTTCTAGGACTCGATACGCTATATCACACCATGCTTGAGGAAAATCAGATTATTCTAACATAG